A single region of the Vicia villosa cultivar HV-30 ecotype Madison, WI linkage group LG4, Vvil1.0, whole genome shotgun sequence genome encodes:
- the LOC131596883 gene encoding G-type lectin S-receptor-like serine/threonine-protein kinase LECRK3, producing the protein MKDDGNFQLRDQNFVVLWESYNHFTDTLVPGQALNLNNSLHSRQGEFNFSRGRFELCLQESGDVVLNRVSFPSNTNINAQFEAYYDSRTVDPYNKSANVGQKLIFDKYELYISKKNSSKFSIIGNRNETFLNDDFYYKATINYDGVFTLSYFPKYLKNVTSWLVAKTIPENMCSNDNFNNGKGVCGINSICNLRYDQRTMCTCLKGYSLIDSNNRYGGCKQNVQIICPSRHNVSHKDAYLMMRLSNIYWPKSEYKTCNSCTLEDCKDYCLQDCLCVLAFFNGSSCWKNNLPLLHGRKELTVRGTYFIKIDKTETPSSFSSEMDDQDNGKTKMKKVHETLIIVISIIFVISTLVGAIVFWKKHKKTESGVSIKSIVDKNLRIFTFKEITEITNNFREELGRGSCSIVYKGTIEADVCVAVKKLDKLFQDSDKEFQTEMNVIIETHHRNLVRLHGYCSEEQHRILVYELMSNGTLASFIFTPLKPSWNQRVWIIIGIARGLVYLHEECCTQIIHCDIKPQNILLDDDYNAKISDFGFAKLLLINQSHTKTGIRGTKGYVAPDWFRSAPITAKVDAYSFGVLLLEIICCRKNVEDDNVSEEKRILIDWAYDCYKAGRMDILLENDYEVVNDISKLEKFVIISIWCTQEDPSLRPPMKNVLLMLEGIVNVEIPPSPYLYSSSS; encoded by the coding sequence ATGAAGGATGATGGAAATTTTCAGTTACGAGACCAAAACTTTGTTGTATTATGGGAAAGTTACAATCATTTTACTGACACATTAGTTCCTGGTCAAGCTTTAAATTTGAACAACTCTCTTCATTCTCGACAAGGAGAATTCAATTTTTCACGAGGAAGGTTTGAACTTTGCCTACAAGAAAGTGGGGATGTTGTGCTCAATCGTGTAAGTTTTCCTTCAAATACAAACATTAATGCTCAATTTGAGGCTTACTATGATAGTCGCACAGTTGACCCGTATAATAAATCTGCAAATGTTGGTCAGAAACTTATATTTGACAAATATGAATTATACATATCGAAAAAAAATAGCTCAAAGTTTTCTATCATCGGCAACCGAAATGAGACATTTTTAAATGATGACTTCTACTACAAAGCAACAATCAATTATGATGGAGTATTTACCTTGTCATATTTTCCTAAATATCTAAAAAATGTTACGAGTTGGTTAGTTGCGAAGACAATACCTGAGAACATGTGTTCGAatgataattttaacaatggtAAAGGTGTTTGTGGAATAAATAGTATTTGCAACCTTCGATATGATCAAAGGACAATGTGTACATGTCTAAAAGGTTATTCTCTAATTGATTCAAACAACAGATATGGTGGTTGCAAACAAAATGTCCAAATCATTTGTCCAAGTAGGCATAATGTTTCACATAAGGATGCATATTTGATGATGAGATTGTCCAACATTTATTGGCCTAAATCTGAATATAAAACATGCAATTCTTGTACTCTTGAAGACTGCAAGGattattgtttgcaagattgctTATGTGTGTTGGCTTTTTTCAATGGAAGTTCTTGTTGGAAGAATAATTTGCCACTCTTACATGGGAGAAAAGAGTTGACAGTAAGAGGAACTTATTTCATAAAAATAGATAAAACTGAgactccatcatccttctccagTGAGATGGACGATCAAGATAATGgcaaaacaaaaatgaagaaaGTTCATGAAACTTTGATTATTGTGATatcaattatttttgtgatttcaaCATTGGTTGGTGCAATAGTTTTTTGGAAAAAACATAAGAAGACCGAAAGTGGTGTATCCATCAAGAGTATTGTTGACAAAAACTTAAGAATTTTCACCTTTAAGGAAATTACAGAAATAACAAACAACTTTAGAGAAGAATTAGGAAGAGGGTCTTGTAGCATTGTATATAAAGGAACAATAGAGGCAGATGTTTGTGTGGCTGTTAAGAAACTAGACAAGTTATTCCAAGATAGTGATAAAGAATTTCAAACTGAAatgaatgtgataattgaaaCTCATCATAGGAATCTTGTTCGCCTTCATGGGTATTGTAGTGAGGAACAACACAGAATTTTGGTGTATGAGTTAATGAGTAATGGTACTCTAGCAAGCTTCATTTTCACCCCTTTGAAACCAAGTTGGAACCAACGGGTTTGGATTATCATTGGAATTGCAAGGGGTCTTGTTTACTTGCATGAGGAATGTTGCACCCAAATCATCCATTGTGACATAAAGCCACAAAACATACTTCTAGATGATGATTACAATGCTAAGATTTCTGACTTTGGGTTTGCAAAACTGTTATTGATAAatcaaagtcacacaaaaactgGAATTAGAGGAACCAAAGGTTATGTTGCACCCGATTGGTTTAGGAGTGCTCCGATCACTGCTAAGGTTGATGCTTATAGTTTTGGTGTGTTGCTACTAGAGATTATTTGTTGTAGGAAAAATGTTGAGGATGATAACGTTAGTGAAGAAAAAAGGATTTTAATTGATTGGGCATATGATTGCTACAAGGCTGGAAGAATGGACATTCTTCTCGAAAACGATTACGAGGTAGTAAATGATATCAGCAAATTGGAAAAGTTTGTCATAATTTCTATTTGGTGCACTCAAGAAGATCCATCTCTAAGGCCACCAATGAAAAATGTTTTGTTAATGCTGGAAGGGATTGTTAATGTTGAAATTCCTCCAAGTCCTTACCTTTATAGTTCTTCTAGTTAA
- the LOC131596884 gene encoding uncharacterized mitochondrial protein AtMg00810-like — MILVYVDDIVLGGTDIEEITRTKSMLDAKFSIKDLGTLKYFLGFEVARRTQGICICQRKYALNLITYVGLLGAKPYATPMQPHLHLHQAFGIPISESSTYRRLLGRLLYLTHTRLEIAYAVSKLSQFLANPTDKHMLDGLHVLKYLKNNPGQGLLFRSSSALRLTGFSKSDRRACPDTRRSTSDICFFLGDSIISWKSKKLVVISRSSSEAEY; from the coding sequence ATGATtttggtctatgttgatgatatagtTCTGGGTGGTACTGATATTGAGGAAATCACACGCACCAAATCAATGTTAGATGCTAAATTTAGCATTAAAGATTTAGGAACCCTCAAATACTTCCTAGGTTTTGAGGTTGCTCGCAGAACACAAGGAATATGTATTTGCCAAAGAAAATATGCCCTTAATTTGATTACTTATGTTGGCCTTCTTGGTGCCAAACCTTATGCCACACCCATGCAACCTCATCTTCACTTGCACCAAGCCTTTGGTATTCCAATTTCTGAATCATCCACATATAGAAGATTACTTGGTCGTTTGTTATATCTCACACACACTCGCCTAGAAATTGCTTATGCTGTAAGCAAATTATCCCAATTTCTTGCCAATCCAACAGACAAACACATGCTTGATGGTCTTCATGTGTTGAAATACCTCAAAAACAATCCTGGTCAGGGTTTGCTCTTCAGATCTTCTTCTGCTTTACGCCTCACCGGCTTCTCTAAATCAGACCGGAGAGCTTGCCCCGATACTCGTCGTTCCACATCCGACATTTGTTTCTTTCTTGGCGACTCAATTATTagttggaagagcaagaaatTGGTTGTTATTTCCAGATCTTCCTCTGAGGCTGAATATTAA